One genomic window of Solanum dulcamara chromosome 10, daSolDulc1.2, whole genome shotgun sequence includes the following:
- the LOC129870667 gene encoding insulin-degrading enzyme-like 1, peroxisomal isoform X1 has protein sequence MTVGAVDELVEIFKARSDKRDYRRIVLQNSLEVLLISDPETDKCAASMDVPVGYYNDPKGLEGLAHFLEHMLFYASEKYPVENSYSKYITQHGGSTNAFTSSEHTNFYFDINADCFEEALDRFAQFFVKPLMSPDATTREIKAVDSENQNNLLSDGHRVYQLQKHLSSKDHPYHKFGTGNWDTLEVQPKARGLNTREELLKFYKENYSANLMHLVVYAKDCLDKAQTLVQSIFQEVPNTNRSYSPVTDQPCKSEHLQILVRAVPIKQGHSLRLEWPIIPDLTHYKEGPSLYLSHLIGHEGEGSLFYILKKLGWATSLSAGESGGGQHFSFFEVYISLTDAGHDHFEDVVALVFKYIHLLRQAGAYKWIYDELSAISETNFHYQDKSSPIGYVVYVASNMRFYPPVDWLVGSCLPSRFSPDIIEAVLNDLTPQNVRIFWVSTKFDGNTDSTEPWYGTAYSLEKITSSVIEQWMEKAPDGNLHLPVPNMFIPTDFSIKTVSNKMNFPVLLRKSPYSRLWYKPDTLFSMPKGYCTIDFICPQSGSSPESAVLTSIFVCLLKDYLNEYAYDAEIAGLDYWISGHCSGFEVIVSGYNHKMRILLEKVIDRITNFKVEPDRFFVIKELFSKQYQNIKFQQPYEQALYYCSLILREHSWSWNDEFEVLANLEIDDLVKFYPLLLSRTFLECYIAGNIDSKEAVSMIQHVEDALYKGAQPLSRALFASEHRPRRIINLEESKNYFYAAEGLNTSDENSALVHYIQVHPDEYIKNVKLQLFVLIAKQSAFDQLRSVEQLGYITSLSRTSDAGVRGLQLIVQSSVKDPRYIESRFQAFLKTLETQLHDMSDDEFKKKVNALIDIKLEKFKNLPEETNFFWWEISGGTLRFDRIENEVAALKQITKTDLIDFFNEYVNVGAPKRKSLSLQVFGSSHSSEFKSEKVDPVEPNVVQIEDIYCFRRSRPLHHSFK, from the exons CACGGAGGTTCCACCAATGCTTTTACATCTTCTGAGCATACCAACTTTTACTTCGACATTAATGCAGATTGTTTTGAAGAAGCATTGGACAG ATTTGCGCAGTTTTTTGTCAAACCGTTGATGTCACCTGATGCTACAACAAGGGAAATAAAAGCTGTTGATTCTG AGAACCAAAACAACCTATTATCTGATGGTCACAGAGTGTACCAG CTTCAGAAACATCTGAGCTCTAAAGATCATCCATACCACAAATTTGGCACAG GCAATTGGGATACCCTGGAGGTGCAGCCAAAAGCAAGAGGGTTGAATACAAGGGAGGAGCTTCTcaaattttataaagaaaattatTCAGCCAACTTAATGCATTTGGTTGTTTACGCAAAAG ATTGCCTTGATAAAGCTCAGACACTGGTACAGAGCATATTCCAAGAAGTTCCAAATACCAATAGAAGTTACTCCCCTGTTACTGATCAGCCATGCAAATCAGAACATCTTCAG ATTCTAGTCAGAGCCGTTCCAATAAAACAAGGTCATAGTTTGAGGCTCGAGTGGCCAATAATTCCAGACTTAACTCATTACAAGGAAGGGCCTTCACTCTATTTGAGTCACTTGATTGGACATGAAGGAGAAGGATCCTTGTTTTATATCTTGAAGAAGTTAG GTTGGGCAACAAGCTTATCAGCTGGAGAGTCAGGCGGCGGTCAGCACTTCTCCTTTTTTGAAGTTTATATTAGTCTGACTGATGCTGGGCATG ACCATTTTGAGGATGTTGTGGCACTGGTGTTCAAATATATTCACCTTCTGCGACAAGCTGGTGCCTACAAATGGATATATGATGAG CTTTCTGCTATATCTGAAACTAATTTCCATTATCAAGACAAGAGTTCTCCCATCGGCTATGTGGTATATGTTGCGTCGAACATGCGG ttttacCCGCCAGTAGACTGGTTGGTTGGGTCATGTTTGCCTTCAAGGTTCAGTCCAGACATTATTGAAGCAGTTCTAAATGATCTCACACCACAAAATGTCAG AATCTTTTGGGTTTCAACAAAATTTGACGGTAATACAGACTCAACGGAGCCTTGGTATGGAACTGCATATTCACTAGAGAAAATAACAAGCTCCGTGATTGAG CAATGGATGGAGAAGGCTCCTGATGGAAATTTGCATCTACCTGTTCCTAATATGTTTATTCCTACTGATTTTTCCATTAAAACTGTCTCGAATAAG ATGAATTTTCCTGTGTTGTTAAGGAAATCCCCTTACTCAAGGTTATGGTACAAACCGGATACATTATTCTCCATGCCAAAGGGATACTGTACAATAGATTTCATCTGTCCCCAATCTGGAAGTTCTCCTGAATCCGCTGTTCTTACCAGCATTTTCGTATGTTTGCTGAAGGACTATCTAAATGAATATG CCTACGATGCCGAAATTGCTGGTCTCGATTATTGGATAAGTGGTCACTGTAGTGGTTTCGAG GTTATTGTGTCTGGATATAATCATAAAATGAGGATCTTACTAGAAAAAGTTATTGATAGGATTACCAATTTCAAAGTTGAGCCTGACAGATTCTTTGTTATCAAG GAATTGTTCTCAAAGCAATATCAAAACATCAAGTTTCAACAGCCATACGAGCAAGCTTTGTACTACTGCTCTTTAATACTTAGGGAACACTCATGGTCATGGAATGATGAATTTGAAGTCCTTGCTAATCTTGAAATTGATGACCTTGTTAAATTTTATCCTCTGCTGCTATCAAGGACATTTCTGGAGTGCTACATAGCAG gaaacatcgactcaaaggaaGCGGTTTCAATGATCCAGCACGTTGAAGATGCCTTGTACAAGGGTGCCCAGCCTCTATCTCGGGCCCTATTTGCGTCTGAGCATCGGCCAAGAAGAATTATAAATCTTGAAGAGAGCAAGAATTACTTCTATGCTGCAGAGGGCCTAAATACATCTGATGAAAATTCTGCTCTTGTCCATTACATTCAG GTGCATCCAGATGAATACATCAAGAATGTAAAACTGCAGCTATTTGTTCTGATAGCTAAACAATCAGCTTTCGACCAGCTTAGATCTGTTGAGCAGCTCGGTTACATTACATCACTTTCACGGAC GAGCGATGCTGGTGTTCGTGGACTGCAGCTTATAGTTCAATCGTCAGTCAAG GATCCTAGATATATCGAGTCGCGATTCCAGGCATTTCTCAAGACGTTGGAAACTCAGCTTCATGACATGTCAGATGATGAGTTTAAG AAAAAAGTCAATGCTCTTATTGATATTAAGCTCGAGAAGTTTAAAAACTTACCGGAGGAAACTAATTTTTTCTGGTGGGAAATTTCTGGTGGCACCCTCAGATTTGATAGAATTGAAAATGAG GTTGCTGCACTGAAGCAGATAACCAAAACGGACCTGATCGATTTCTTTAATGAATATGTGAACGTTGGCGCTCCTAAAAGAAAGTCATTAAGCTTGCAAGTCTTTGGAAGTTCACATTCTTCTGAATTCAAGTCAGAGAAAGTCGATCCAGTTGAACCAAATGTTGTCCAGATTGAAGATATATACTGTTTCAGGAGATCTCGTCCTCTCCACCATTCATTTAAGTGA
- the LOC129870667 gene encoding insulin-degrading enzyme-like 1, peroxisomal isoform X2 — MSPDATTREIKAVDSENQNNLLSDGHRVYQLQKHLSSKDHPYHKFGTGNWDTLEVQPKARGLNTREELLKFYKENYSANLMHLVVYAKDCLDKAQTLVQSIFQEVPNTNRSYSPVTDQPCKSEHLQILVRAVPIKQGHSLRLEWPIIPDLTHYKEGPSLYLSHLIGHEGEGSLFYILKKLGWATSLSAGESGGGQHFSFFEVYISLTDAGHDHFEDVVALVFKYIHLLRQAGAYKWIYDELSAISETNFHYQDKSSPIGYVVYVASNMRFYPPVDWLVGSCLPSRFSPDIIEAVLNDLTPQNVRIFWVSTKFDGNTDSTEPWYGTAYSLEKITSSVIEQWMEKAPDGNLHLPVPNMFIPTDFSIKTVSNKMNFPVLLRKSPYSRLWYKPDTLFSMPKGYCTIDFICPQSGSSPESAVLTSIFVCLLKDYLNEYAYDAEIAGLDYWISGHCSGFEVIVSGYNHKMRILLEKVIDRITNFKVEPDRFFVIKELFSKQYQNIKFQQPYEQALYYCSLILREHSWSWNDEFEVLANLEIDDLVKFYPLLLSRTFLECYIAGNIDSKEAVSMIQHVEDALYKGAQPLSRALFASEHRPRRIINLEESKNYFYAAEGLNTSDENSALVHYIQVHPDEYIKNVKLQLFVLIAKQSAFDQLRSVEQLGYITSLSRTSDAGVRGLQLIVQSSVKDPRYIESRFQAFLKTLETQLHDMSDDEFKKKVNALIDIKLEKFKNLPEETNFFWWEISGGTLRFDRIENEVAALKQITKTDLIDFFNEYVNVGAPKRKSLSLQVFGSSHSSEFKSEKVDPVEPNVVQIEDIYCFRRSRPLHHSFK, encoded by the exons ATGTCACCTGATGCTACAACAAGGGAAATAAAAGCTGTTGATTCTG AGAACCAAAACAACCTATTATCTGATGGTCACAGAGTGTACCAG CTTCAGAAACATCTGAGCTCTAAAGATCATCCATACCACAAATTTGGCACAG GCAATTGGGATACCCTGGAGGTGCAGCCAAAAGCAAGAGGGTTGAATACAAGGGAGGAGCTTCTcaaattttataaagaaaattatTCAGCCAACTTAATGCATTTGGTTGTTTACGCAAAAG ATTGCCTTGATAAAGCTCAGACACTGGTACAGAGCATATTCCAAGAAGTTCCAAATACCAATAGAAGTTACTCCCCTGTTACTGATCAGCCATGCAAATCAGAACATCTTCAG ATTCTAGTCAGAGCCGTTCCAATAAAACAAGGTCATAGTTTGAGGCTCGAGTGGCCAATAATTCCAGACTTAACTCATTACAAGGAAGGGCCTTCACTCTATTTGAGTCACTTGATTGGACATGAAGGAGAAGGATCCTTGTTTTATATCTTGAAGAAGTTAG GTTGGGCAACAAGCTTATCAGCTGGAGAGTCAGGCGGCGGTCAGCACTTCTCCTTTTTTGAAGTTTATATTAGTCTGACTGATGCTGGGCATG ACCATTTTGAGGATGTTGTGGCACTGGTGTTCAAATATATTCACCTTCTGCGACAAGCTGGTGCCTACAAATGGATATATGATGAG CTTTCTGCTATATCTGAAACTAATTTCCATTATCAAGACAAGAGTTCTCCCATCGGCTATGTGGTATATGTTGCGTCGAACATGCGG ttttacCCGCCAGTAGACTGGTTGGTTGGGTCATGTTTGCCTTCAAGGTTCAGTCCAGACATTATTGAAGCAGTTCTAAATGATCTCACACCACAAAATGTCAG AATCTTTTGGGTTTCAACAAAATTTGACGGTAATACAGACTCAACGGAGCCTTGGTATGGAACTGCATATTCACTAGAGAAAATAACAAGCTCCGTGATTGAG CAATGGATGGAGAAGGCTCCTGATGGAAATTTGCATCTACCTGTTCCTAATATGTTTATTCCTACTGATTTTTCCATTAAAACTGTCTCGAATAAG ATGAATTTTCCTGTGTTGTTAAGGAAATCCCCTTACTCAAGGTTATGGTACAAACCGGATACATTATTCTCCATGCCAAAGGGATACTGTACAATAGATTTCATCTGTCCCCAATCTGGAAGTTCTCCTGAATCCGCTGTTCTTACCAGCATTTTCGTATGTTTGCTGAAGGACTATCTAAATGAATATG CCTACGATGCCGAAATTGCTGGTCTCGATTATTGGATAAGTGGTCACTGTAGTGGTTTCGAG GTTATTGTGTCTGGATATAATCATAAAATGAGGATCTTACTAGAAAAAGTTATTGATAGGATTACCAATTTCAAAGTTGAGCCTGACAGATTCTTTGTTATCAAG GAATTGTTCTCAAAGCAATATCAAAACATCAAGTTTCAACAGCCATACGAGCAAGCTTTGTACTACTGCTCTTTAATACTTAGGGAACACTCATGGTCATGGAATGATGAATTTGAAGTCCTTGCTAATCTTGAAATTGATGACCTTGTTAAATTTTATCCTCTGCTGCTATCAAGGACATTTCTGGAGTGCTACATAGCAG gaaacatcgactcaaaggaaGCGGTTTCAATGATCCAGCACGTTGAAGATGCCTTGTACAAGGGTGCCCAGCCTCTATCTCGGGCCCTATTTGCGTCTGAGCATCGGCCAAGAAGAATTATAAATCTTGAAGAGAGCAAGAATTACTTCTATGCTGCAGAGGGCCTAAATACATCTGATGAAAATTCTGCTCTTGTCCATTACATTCAG GTGCATCCAGATGAATACATCAAGAATGTAAAACTGCAGCTATTTGTTCTGATAGCTAAACAATCAGCTTTCGACCAGCTTAGATCTGTTGAGCAGCTCGGTTACATTACATCACTTTCACGGAC GAGCGATGCTGGTGTTCGTGGACTGCAGCTTATAGTTCAATCGTCAGTCAAG GATCCTAGATATATCGAGTCGCGATTCCAGGCATTTCTCAAGACGTTGGAAACTCAGCTTCATGACATGTCAGATGATGAGTTTAAG AAAAAAGTCAATGCTCTTATTGATATTAAGCTCGAGAAGTTTAAAAACTTACCGGAGGAAACTAATTTTTTCTGGTGGGAAATTTCTGGTGGCACCCTCAGATTTGATAGAATTGAAAATGAG GTTGCTGCACTGAAGCAGATAACCAAAACGGACCTGATCGATTTCTTTAATGAATATGTGAACGTTGGCGCTCCTAAAAGAAAGTCATTAAGCTTGCAAGTCTTTGGAAGTTCACATTCTTCTGAATTCAAGTCAGAGAAAGTCGATCCAGTTGAACCAAATGTTGTCCAGATTGAAGATATATACTGTTTCAGGAGATCTCGTCCTCTCCACCATTCATTTAAGTGA